One Candida dubliniensis CD36 chromosome 1, complete sequence genomic region harbors:
- a CDS encoding proline-induction transcriptional activator, putative (Similar to Aspergillus nidulans PRNA;~spliced gene) gives MPMRNRKIKSFEERKRVTVACNRCRSKKTKCDGGFPCLKCMKSNQECTISAPEKPSNPTDFKEKYTKNRAYTCKLERIIQYLFPDIDLKYLRENTDTFEREVCINKSKLPRAGVPITSTKPPESEDSESKLNSLKNFNRTYVSPTDQSFIRFIDNSKHQRFMERNTLAASVFANSNIYAKHNLQVLIQNALEVFPDDNKIRKLVGIFLNICETNYFYVHHGKFYKQVDQLLSKRQENDMGYLVNNWTTVSIVSVMLALSSGFEFIADNSPMPKVTPNTTPGLMYYYAALPFAGFLIDLKSVESIQCLLIFGVFMTTNKLENFQSIDGGYTFMNLALEIAIANKLHLKEPFVNYPDEDREVLKRLWWTCYTMERRHGVNIGRVETIAPEDITVELPVDIRGLYSNLGLSNHLSQISIIQMNYIFRDIMDLFYSKSKSHKDQSISIDPKIIRKFVEDLEECKLNFPNYTKIDNLDPSSTRYRACIHLNLTYYLAKIYIGKPFLLYKVENYKRLNENNGYEAAFVDHLSSICIDAAFCSVELLSELQKYNKLGLFSCTDINVCNIALFAILVFLKIDRSETTLLFLRKGLSILKIMSDGSASAKSALQRLRKLDKLVCDLTELDDMEKDLNPHNVLGHESASKAFPIDSSNQDAVLEFGSLPYVDSSTNLGGYMNTQQYFFDDMDNILMSVDDDIFNLQKWSDI, from the exons ATGCCAATGAGGAATAGAAAAATCAAGTCATTTgaagagagaaaaagagTTACTGTAGC ATGTAACAGATGTCGATCTAAAAAGACAAAATGTGATGGTGGGTTCCCTTGCCTAAAATGtatgaaatcaaatcaagaaTGTACCATATCAGCTCCAGAAAAGCCTTCCAATCCTACtgattttaaagaaaaatacaCCAAGAATCGAGCCTACACTTGCAAATTAGAAAGGATAATCCAATATTTATTCCCTGATATagatttaaaatatttacgAGAAAACACCGACACGTTTGAACGAGAAGTGTGTATAAATAAACTGAAATTACCTCGTGCTGGGGTTCCTATAACGTCAACTAAGCCACCTGAATCAGAAGACAGtgaatcaaaattgaaCTCATTAAAGAATTTCAATCGTACATATGTATCTCCAACTGACCAAAGTTTTATTAGATTCATTGACAACAGCAAGCACCAAAGGTTTATGGAAAGAAACACATTGGCAGCTAGTGTGTTTGCCAATAGTAATATATATGCCAAACACAATTTACAAGTTTTGATTCAAAATGCATTAGAAGTTTTCCCTGATGATAACAAAATACGTAAATTGGTTGGCATTTTCTTGAATATTTgtgaaacaaattatttttatgtTCATCATGGAaaattttataaacaaGTGGATCAATTACTTTCAAAAAGACAAGAAAATGATATGGGATATTTGGTCAACAATTGGACAACTGTGAGTATTGTGCTGGTCATGCTTGCTCTTTCTAGtggatttgaatttattgcTGATAATTCACCAATGCCCAAAGTCACACCTAACACAACACCAGGGTTAATGTATTATTATGCTGCATTACCATTTGCTGggtttttaattgatttgaaatctGTGGAAAGTATTCAATGTTTACTTATATTTGGAGTATTTATgacaacaaataaattagaaaatttcCAATCAATAGATGGTGGGTATACCTTTATGAATTTAGCATTAGAAATTGCTATTGCCAATAAATTGCATTTAAAAGAACCTTTTGTGAATTATCCTGATGAAGATCGTGAAGTGTTGAAGCGTCTTTGGTGGACTTGTTATACCATGGAAAGAAGACACGGTGTAAATATAGGACGTGTTGAAACAATAGCACCCGAGGATATCACCGTTGAATTACCCGTTGATATACGTGGTCTTTATAGTAATCTTGGActttcaaatcatttaaGTCAGatttcaattattcaaatgaattatattttcAGAGATATTATGGATTTGTTTTattccaaatcaaaatcacaCAAAGATCAAAGCATATCAATAGATCCTAAAATAATTAGAAAATTTGTTGAGGATTTAGAAGAATGTAAATTGAATTTCCCTAATTatacaaaaattgataatttagaTCCCAGTTCAACCAGATATCGTGCCTGtattcatttgaatttgacTTATTATTTGGCAAAGATATATATTGGTAAACCGTTCTTACTATataaagttgaaaattataaacGATTAAATGAGAACAATGGATACGAAGCTGCGTTTGTTGATCATTTGTCATCGATTTGTATTGATGCAGCATTTTGTTCCGTTGAATTATTGTCAGAATTACAAAAGTATAACAAACTAGGATTATTTTCATGTACTGATATTAACGTGTGTAACATTGCCCTATTTGCCATTTTAgtgtttttgaaaattgatcGGTCAGAaacaacattattatttttgcGAAAAGGTTTAAGcattttgaaaatcatGTCAGATGGAAGTGCTAGTGCTAAACTGGCATTACAAAGACTTCGGAAATTGGACAAATTAGTATGTGATCTCACTGAATTAGATGACATGgaaaaagatttaaatCCACACAATGTGTTGGGTCATGAATCGGCATCAAAAGCATTCCCAATTGATAGTAGTAATCAAGATGCGGTTTTGGAATTTGGAAGTTTGCCTTATGTCGATTCTAGTACAAATTTAGGTGGGTATATGAATACTCAAcagtatttttttgatgataTGGATAATATATTGATGTCAgtagatgatgatattttcAATCTACAAAAATGGCTGGATATATAG
- a CDS encoding 5-formyltetrahydrofolate cyclo-ligase, putative (Similar to S. cerevisiae FAU1): MMTNLPLKEVKRQLRKKLKSNLKTVSQDSLIKQSHLIHQNLLNHEYFKTASNIAVFMNMPDSEVKTMEIIESCFTLDKSVYLPRCNYVSSPGRKSNYMSLLKMTSIEAVHQLQPQGKYQLLEPVSGVDVMETGNLDLVIVPGVGFDKNKNRMGHGAGFYDEFITTFHNKFNKKPYLLGVALQEQIIDCIPTEPHDWKLDSIVTSTNVY; encoded by the coding sequence ATGATGACAAACTTACCACTCAAAGAAGTGAAACGTCAATTGCGTAAAAAACTCAAGTCCAATTTAAAAACTGTTTCCCAAGATTCATTAATCAAACAATCTCATCTAATACATCAGAATCTATTGAATCATgaatatttcaaaactGCAAGCAACATAGCTGTGTTTATGAATATGCCTGATCTGGAAGTTAAAACAAtggaaattattgaaagttGTTTCACATTGGATAAATCTGTGTATCTACCACGATGTAACTATGTTTCTTCACCAGGGAGAAAGTCAAACTATATGTCATTGCTTAAAATGACTTCCATTGAAGCGGttcatcaacttcaacCACAGGGGAAATACCAACTCTTGGAACCGGTAAGTGGCGTGGATGTCATGGAAACTGGAAATTTAGATCTAGTAATTGTTCCCGGTGTAggatttgataaaaataagAATCGTATGGGTCATGGTGCTGGCTTTTATGATGAATTTATCACTACTTTCcataataaattcaataaaaaacCATACTTGTTAGGCGTTGCGTTACAAgaacaaattattgattgtatTCCTACAGAACCACATGATTGGAAATTAGATTCAATAGTTACTTCTACAAATGTCTATTAA
- a CDS encoding deubiquitinating enzyme 16, putative (Similar to S. cerevisiae UBP16;~Similar to C. albicans UBP16), protein MSEIWSQLKCLITNQDLNTVKHFPQHTTTQQVDCLSILNYSFIPTSLLDYWNRKTYSEKKFLLLQISLILSVSLYIITPSLPFYKQKPMFSKRPDKHTTGLINLRNDCFANSSLQAYSSVPSLTDYLNKFITSYRQLVEFVKSNNIDIQELINLRLELNKNLQNSKFKHSNSTFEVPLHIAMASMVKKLQETEMTTRTISVWTFLHELEKIFNAKMSRSQHDAHELTQLINETLENENLKFKSFVRFITLNLHTILKRIPDAQDYSRLDKIVVPEFPFDGLILSQMTCLTCHGVSQPNFTPFVILTLPVPLTNTTNLETLLEQNESEQIEGYQCIKCRVSKIALNEEHLKRQIPSEDVEYINKIIELNNNPNLCINEDLPEDLESFIKNYNVEGIDASRITSTVQKKSQILKPPKIFGLHLSRSSFDGQVVTRNSCRVKFSDKMTLSIGKEFHDKLKQFQTMVQKEDEKLREKYTSNVLTTDENDMEDEDVQREDIDEKGEEEEDDEDDEEDVTTDDGTATENGTDDLDDETDEEEEDDTSSVMSRETETQSVTTSSTIRPNSGPTGSSQEYSINSAPISHKQTDNLKELFKRFKFNDNDLYKYRLRAVIKHMGSHTQGHYECYKHKPLYVKDKNGNIFKLSPEIKDEVTGEIHCEATPVERNPTQTNGGNGTTSMRSSSNSSSENDEGFRHKFSTMMGRRPSVFQANPTGVEEILSSGLQTPAEILVDDPNQNNFDNAFATHNFKDAFNNNNDKDTPANKKQEEEKKVKMKKIPSIISKPYWRISDANVTEVSKASVLAEETTVYMLYYERVDRKQIKRHHS, encoded by the coding sequence ATGAGTGAGATTTGGAGCCAATTAAAGTGCCTAATTACCAATCAAGATCTCAATACTGTTAAACATTTCCCACAACACACTACTACTCAACAAGTCGATTGCTTgtcaattttaaattattcatttattcCAACTTCATTACTAGATTACTGGAATCGGAAAACTTACCTGGAAAAGAAGTTCCTACTTTTACAGATTTCATTGATACTATCAGTttctttatatattattaccCCTTCATTACCATTTTACAAACAGAAGCCAATGTTTTCCAAACGTCCCGATAAGCATACAACTGGTCTTATCAATTTACGAAATGACTGTTTTGCCAATTCCTCATTGCAGGCATATTCGTCTGTTCCTTCTTTGACAGATTATTTAAACAAGTTTATTACTAGTTACCGTCAATTGGTTGAATTTGTTAAACTGAACAACATCGACATTCAAGAATTAATCAACTTGCGTttggaattgaataaaaacTTGCAAAATTCAAAGTTCAAACACTCAAATTCTACATTTGAAGTCCCCTTGCATATTGCCATGGCATCAATGGTGAAAAAACTTCAAGAAACAGAAATGACAACCAGAACTATAAGTGTCTGGACTTTTCTTCATGAATTAGAAAAGATTTTCAATGCCAAAATGTCTAGATCTCAACATGATGCTCATGAATTAACTCAATTAATCAACGAAACtttagaaaatgaaaacttAAAGTTTAAAAGTTTTGTTAGATTTATTACTTTGAACTTGCATActattttgaaaagaatCCCTGATGCTCAAGATTATTCTCGATTGGATAAAATTGTTGTCCCCGAGTTCCCATTTGACGGTTTAATTTTGAGTCAAATGACTTGTTTAACTTGTCATGGAGTTTCTCAACCAAATTTTACACCATTTGTTATACTTACATTACCGGTCCCTTTGACTAACACCACTAATTTGGAAACCTTATTGGAACAAAATGAAAGTGAACAAATTGAAGGTTACCAATGTATCAAATGTCGAGTTAGTAAGATTGCATTAAACGAGGAACATTTGAAGCGTCAAATTCCACTGGAAGATgttgaatatattaataagattattgaattgaacAATAACCCGAATTTATGCATTAATGAAGACTTACCTGAAGACTTGGAGAGTTTTATCAAGAATTATAATGTTGAAGGGATTGATGCTTCAAGGATTACTTCAACGGTTCAGAAAAAGTCCCAAATTTTGAAACCTCcaaaaatatttggattGCATCTTTCACGTTCATCTTTCGATGGTCAAGTAGTGACTAGAAATTCATGTCGAGTCAAGTTTTCAGATAAAATGACATTATCGATAGGTAAAGAATTCcatgataaattaaagCAATTTCAAACTATGGTACAAAAAGAAGACGAAAAGTTGAGAGAAAAATATACTTCTAATGTTTTAACCAcagatgaaaatgatatggaagatgaagatgtaCAAAGAGAAGATATTGACGAAAAaggtgaagaagaagaagatgacgaGGACGACGAGGAAGATGTTACAACTGATGATGGAACAGCTACAGAAAATGGAACTGATGATTTGGATGATGAAAcagatgaagaagaggaagatgaTACTTCATCTGTTATGTCAAGGGAAACGGAGACTCAATCTGTCACTACTTCTAGTACCATCAGACCGAATTCTGGACCAACAGGTCTGTCTCAAGAGTACTCGATAAATCTGGCACCAATCTCTCACAAGCAAACTGACAATTTGAAGGAACTTTTCAAACgatttaaattcaatgataatgatttgtACAAGTACCGTTTAAGAGCTGTTATCAAACACATGGGATCGCATACTCAAGGGCATTATGAATGTTACAAGCATAAACCACTTTACGTGAAAGACAAAAAtggaaatatttttaaattatctCCAGAGATTAAAGATGAAGTAACAGGTGAAATCCATTGCGAGGCAACTCCTGTTGAACGGAATCCTACTCAAACCaatggtggtaatggtaCAACTTCAATGCGTTCATCCAGTAACAGTTCAAGTGAGAACGATGAAGGGTTCCGTCATAAGTTTTCAACCATGATGGGTCGTAGACCTTCTGTATTCCAAGCTAATCCGACTGGAGTTGAAGAAATATTACTGTCTGGTTTACAAACTCCAGCTGAAATTTTAGTGGATGATCCtaatcaaaacaatttcGACAATGCCTTTGCTACTCACAACTTTAAAGATGccttcaacaacaataacgaCAAAGACACTCCAGCCaataaaaaacaagaagaggaaaagaaggtgaaaatgaaaaagattcCTTCAATTATTTCCAAGCCTTATTGGAGAATTAGTGATGCTAATGTCACTGAAGTTAGCAAGGCTTCTGTATTAGCCGAGGAAACAACGGTTTATATGTTGTATTATGAAAGAGTTGACAGGAAGCAAATTAAACGTCATCACAGTTAG